A genomic region of Epinephelus moara isolate mb chromosome 23, YSFRI_EMoa_1.0, whole genome shotgun sequence contains the following coding sequences:
- the LOC126385119 gene encoding UDP-glucuronosyltransferase 2B17-like, with protein sequence MIQLRLVTLAALLCSLPSADGGKVLVVPVDGSHWVNMKVLIQELHSRGHEITVIRPRNSWFIKAESHLYQLIDLGDVTEHDASFFDHFMTRMLQYRRDFHISTTAFFRAGEETMKMLYDANKAIVDLMEEIFEDVKLMQFLQEAKYDVVLTDPCFGGGVLLAHRLGVPLVFNVRWTILGEGHGTIAPSPLSYVPIPGAELTDKMTFWQRVKNVVLALLVLKNQATMHESLYTPFVHRHFGPDVHYNDLVQAADIWLMRTDFTFEFPRPTMPNVVYMSGFQCKPSKPLPQHLEDFVQSSAEHGVIIMSLGTLVGTLPEDIAEHVAAAFAQLPQRVIWKHAGKRPSTLGNNTLLLDWLPQNDLLGHPKTRVFVAHGGTNGVQEAIYHGVPIVGLPLMFDQDDNLFRMRARGVAKVMDIGTLNKDNFLEALKAVLYEPSYRENMQELSRLHRDQPMKPLDRAMFWIEFVMRHKGAAHLKTDAYKMSWIQYHSIDVIALLLVSSVVLLLICILTVKCLCCKVFGWMKEKLD encoded by the coding sequence ATGATCCAGTTGAGACTGGTGACACTGGCTGCACTGCTCTGCTCTCTTCCCAGTGCTGATGGAGGGAAAGTCCTGGTTGTCCCTGTGGATGGGAGCCACTGGGTCAACATGAAGGTCCTCATCCAGGAGCTGCACTCTAGAGGTCACGAGATCACAGTGATCCGGCCCAGAAACAGCTGGTTCATCAAAGCAGAGTCCCATCTCTACCAGTTAATCGACCTTGGTGATGTTACTGAACATGATGCAAGCTTCTTTGATCATTTCATGACAAGAATGCTACAATACCGACGGGACTTTCACATTTCAACTACTGCATTTTTCAGAGCTGGAGAGGAGACTATGAAAATGTTGTATGATGCTAACAAAGCTATAGTTGATCTAATGGAAGAGATATTTGAGGATGTTAAACTGATGCAGTTCTTGCAGGAGGCCAAATACGATGTTGTTCTGACTGACCCCTGCTTCGGTGGAGGGGTTCTTCTGGCTCATCGGTTGGGTGTGCCTTTGGTCTTTAATGTACGATGGACAATCTTAGGAGAAGGACATGGCACAATtgccccctctcccctctcatATGTTCCCATACCAGGCGCTGAACTGACTGATAAAATGACTTTTTGGCAAAGGGTAAAAAATGTTGTCTTAGCCTTACTTGTACTTAAAAACCAGGCAACAATGCATGAGTCTCTCTACACACCATTTGTCCACCGTCATTTTGGTCCTGATGTCCACTATAATGACCTCGTTCAGGCAGCAGATATTTGGTTGATGAGAACTGACTTCACCTTTGAGTTCCCTCGTCCCACCATGCCCAACGTTGTCTACATGAGCGGCTTTCAGTGTAAACCCTCTAAGCCGCTTCCTCAGCATCTGGAGGACTTTGTCCAGAGCTCTGCAGAGCATGGAGTCATTATTATGAGCTTGGGGACCTTGGTGGGGACTCTTCCTGAGGATATAGCAGAACATGTGGCTGCTGCTTTTGCCCAGTTACCTCAGAGGGTCATCTGGAAGCATGCTGGGAAGAGACCGTCCACCCTGGGCAACAACACCCTACTGCTGGACTGGCTGCCCCAAAATGACCTCCTAGGACACCCAAAGACCAGAGTGTTTGTGGCCCACGGAGGCACCAATGGTGTTCAAGAGGCCATCTACCACGGAGTTCCCATCGTTGGCCTTCCTCTGATGTTTGACCAGGATGATAACCTGTTCAGGATGAGAGCGAGGGGTGTTGCCAAAGTGATGGACATTGGCACGCTGAACAAAGACAACTTCCTGGAGGCGCTGAAGGCGGTGCTTTATGAGCCGTCCTACAGGGAGAATATGCAGGAGCTCTCCAGGCTGCATAGAGATCAGCCCATGAAGCCTCTGGACCGAGCCATGTTCTGGATCGAGTTTGTCATGAGACACAAGGGAGCTGCTCACTTAAAGACCGATGCTTACAAGATGTCCTGGATTCAGTACCACTCCATTGATGTGATCGCGCTGTTGCTAGTGTCGAGTGTGGTGCTGTTACTGATTTGTATTTTGACAgtgaaatgtttgtgttgtaaaGTATTTGGTTGGATGAAAGAAAAACTGGACTAA